Proteins from one uncultured Anaeromusa sp. genomic window:
- a CDS encoding GtrA family protein, translating into MFAKLCKFCLVGASGVIVNLLVYSLCLWGGFFYVAAAVCAFLVAVSNNFWWNFSWTFQGAAADKSMQRKYLEFFGVSLGGLGLNLLVLHYLVSAWSMDKTLAQLVAVAVVSFFNFFLNYTLTFREKKELPI; encoded by the coding sequence TTGTTTGCCAAGTTATGCAAATTTTGTCTGGTAGGCGCTTCGGGCGTGATTGTGAATCTGTTAGTTTATTCGCTGTGCCTATGGGGGGGCTTTTTTTACGTAGCCGCTGCAGTATGCGCTTTTTTAGTGGCTGTAAGCAATAATTTTTGGTGGAATTTTTCCTGGACCTTTCAAGGGGCGGCTGCAGACAAAAGTATGCAGCGGAAATACCTGGAGTTTTTTGGCGTTAGCCTAGGGGGCTTGGGGCTTAACTTATTGGTATTGCATTATTTGGTCAGCGCCTGGAGCATGGATAAGACTCTGGCACAGCTTGTTGCCGTAGCTGTAGTCAGCTTTTTTAATTTCTTCCTGAATTATACTTTGACTTTCCGAGAAAAGAAGGAGCTGCCAATATAG
- a CDS encoding polyprenol monophosphomannose synthase: MNDLIIIPTYNEKENLGPLLEAIYEIRPDIHVLVVDDNSPDGTGQLVAEWAEAPQYEGRLFLLRRAGKLGLGTAYIAGFRWALARSYRRILEMDADFSHNPRYLPDLLAAAEEADLVLGSRYVPGGGVKNWGFWRRFLSRGGSLYARVLLGLPYQDLTGGFKCFRREVLETLDLGAVRSNGYSFQIELTYRAHCKGFKIKEVPIVFEDREVGKSKMSKHIFLEAVLMVWKLRMEGL; this comes from the coding sequence GTGAACGACCTGATTATTATACCGACGTACAATGAAAAAGAAAATTTAGGGCCTTTGCTGGAAGCTATCTATGAAATTCGGCCGGATATTCATGTGCTGGTAGTCGATGATAACTCTCCGGACGGTACAGGGCAATTGGTCGCGGAATGGGCGGAAGCGCCGCAATATGAGGGGCGGTTGTTCTTATTGCGCCGCGCAGGCAAGCTGGGCTTAGGGACCGCCTATATTGCGGGCTTTCGCTGGGCCTTAGCCCGCTCGTACCGACGTATTTTGGAAATGGATGCCGATTTTTCCCATAATCCACGGTATTTGCCGGACTTATTGGCGGCAGCCGAAGAAGCGGACCTGGTGTTGGGCAGCCGTTATGTACCTGGCGGCGGAGTGAAAAATTGGGGTTTTTGGCGGCGCTTTTTAAGCCGGGGCGGCAGCTTGTACGCCCGGGTTCTTTTAGGGCTGCCTTATCAAGATTTGACTGGCGGTTTTAAATGTTTTCGGCGAGAGGTTTTAGAGACTCTCGATTTGGGCGCTGTTCGTTCTAATGGTTATTCTTTTCAGATTGAGCTGACCTATCGGGCGCACTGTAAAGGCTTCAAAATAAAGGAAGTGCCTATTGTTTTTGAAGACCGGGAAGTGGGAAAATCTAAAATGTCTAAACACATCTTTTTGGAAGCCGTGCTGATGGTATGGAAACTGAGGATGGAGGGCCTTTGA
- a CDS encoding glycosyltransferase family 39 protein has translation MRWENGLILAIALANIAYNATLPLHYDEAYYWVWTQRLDFSYFDHPPMIAWLLWVVGQVGQTEAVLRIVPVACLSGAVWLMWRLTENLWGRAVAQYALLLLIGLPILQIGYLLATPDAPLALFWAAALYSAQRALQKEGSAWWLAAGVAGGAAMLSKYTAVLLLPVLLLTVLVYQPRTLRRPVFWGALVLAVLVFSPVLYWNFLHDWVSFRFQYGHGMDAPKVLQLPLFFDFWGAQTAIVNPIFFFALFYFSWRYLKSNVQKWQSALLWLSCWIPLGFFGYAALFKKAEANWPVPAYLGGMALLAYWLQKKQARKWLVAGLGLSLLLVGLAKFPEVAPWLPPKANLKVQQFIGNDVFAQGRPWLQEDVRWVLSDSYQNASLVWYYLPGKPAVHVVTPARISMYDYWRQDLPPLAGGTALYFGAAKDETILKQQFREVEKVAQLSEGIRQVAVFRCRGKEEF, from the coding sequence ATGCGCTGGGAAAATGGGCTGATTCTGGCGATTGCCTTGGCAAATATTGCCTATAATGCAACCTTGCCTTTGCATTATGACGAAGCTTATTATTGGGTCTGGACACAACGTCTGGACTTTTCCTATTTTGACCATCCGCCGATGATTGCCTGGCTGCTTTGGGTTGTGGGCCAGGTGGGACAGACGGAGGCGGTGCTGCGTATTGTTCCGGTGGCATGCCTTTCCGGAGCGGTATGGCTGATGTGGAGGCTGACGGAGAACTTGTGGGGGCGTGCTGTAGCGCAGTACGCGCTGCTGCTTTTAATAGGGCTGCCTATTTTGCAAATCGGTTATTTGCTGGCGACGCCAGATGCGCCGCTGGCCTTGTTTTGGGCGGCGGCTCTTTATAGTGCGCAGCGGGCTTTGCAGAAAGAGGGTTCGGCTTGGTGGCTGGCGGCTGGCGTTGCCGGAGGCGCGGCGATGCTTTCCAAATACACGGCGGTGCTGCTTTTACCTGTGCTGCTCTTGACTGTCTTGGTTTACCAGCCGCGGACGCTGCGGAGGCCTGTGTTTTGGGGCGCGCTGGTTTTAGCGGTGCTTGTTTTTTCACCGGTGCTGTATTGGAATTTTCTGCATGACTGGGTTTCTTTTCGATTTCAGTACGGCCATGGCATGGATGCCCCCAAGGTGCTGCAATTGCCGCTTTTTTTTGATTTTTGGGGCGCCCAGACGGCGATTGTTAATCCGATTTTTTTCTTCGCTCTGTTCTATTTTAGCTGGCGCTATCTTAAATCGAATGTGCAGAAGTGGCAGAGCGCGCTGCTGTGGCTTTCCTGCTGGATTCCGCTAGGTTTCTTTGGCTATGCGGCGTTATTTAAAAAGGCGGAAGCCAATTGGCCGGTGCCGGCTTATTTGGGCGGCATGGCGCTCTTGGCGTACTGGCTGCAAAAAAAACAAGCGCGAAAATGGCTGGTTGCGGGCTTAGGGTTGTCACTGCTGCTTGTTGGCTTGGCTAAATTTCCCGAAGTCGCGCCATGGCTGCCGCCTAAAGCCAATTTGAAGGTGCAGCAATTTATAGGAAATGACGTGTTCGCTCAAGGGCGGCCCTGGCTGCAGGAGGATGTGCGCTGGGTGCTGAGCGACTCTTATCAGAACGCCTCTCTGGTGTGGTATTATTTGCCTGGCAAACCCGCTGTCCATGTGGTGACGCCGGCGCGTATTTCTATGTATGACTATTGGCGGCAGGATTTGCCGCCCTTGGCAGGCGGCACGGCTCTTTATTTCGGCGCGGCAAAAGACGAAACAATTTTAAAACAGCAATTCCGCGAGGTAGAGAAAGTGGCGCAACTAAGCGAAGGCATACGGCAGGTGGCTGTATTTCGCTGCCGAGGTAAAGAGGAGTTTTAA
- a CDS encoding SRPBCC family protein: MQKQQCLCGEYEEKFAVQAGFLWPFLADPHYWRSWQPDLQEVRVTVPLQEGAAGKWRRTSAWGRSFCVEKLEPERKIALRFRYLWWSLLAVGVIEPAGDGCILRFSLEVQGLLSEVAAAWFGKKLALQMGGFLQPLRQLSETAQKGEFVFRIPG; encoded by the coding sequence ATGCAGAAGCAGCAATGCCTTTGCGGAGAATATGAAGAAAAATTTGCGGTGCAGGCTGGCTTTTTGTGGCCATTTTTGGCGGATCCGCATTATTGGCGCAGTTGGCAGCCGGATTTGCAGGAAGTGCGCGTAACCGTGCCGCTCCAAGAAGGCGCTGCTGGAAAATGGCGGCGCACATCGGCCTGGGGGCGTTCTTTTTGCGTGGAGAAATTGGAACCGGAGCGCAAAATCGCTTTGCGTTTCCGTTATTTATGGTGGTCGCTGCTGGCTGTTGGCGTTATAGAGCCTGCTGGCGACGGCTGTATATTGCGGTTTTCCCTAGAGGTACAAGGCCTGTTGTCCGAGGTGGCTGCGGCCTGGTTTGGTAAGAAGCTGGCTTTGCAAATGGGCGGTTTTTTACAACCTCTGCGCCAACTGAGTGAAACGGCGCAAAAGGGAGAGTTTGTCTTTCGTATTCCAGGATAA